A stretch of Blautia liquoris DNA encodes these proteins:
- a CDS encoding carbohydrate ABC transporter permease, with the protein MSKARKRKSLLTAMFFILPFFTLYTVFTIWPVIQGFYVSLHKWGLMGKIKYIGFDNYSKFVGDKFFWAALKHTAFFALITTPMLVITSMVLALLANRATKMKKGLRIIFYLPSVLSVSVASFIAKYTFTPYTGLANGILHSLRILPQSKEYQWFQNPHLVWITISIMTVWWTIGFSMMLYISALQDISANVYEASAIDGATKTQQLFKIVLPLLKPTTWLILLLQVIACFKVFGQIYMITGGGPASSTRPLIQYIYEHAFQKNNMGYAASMSYVLFGILLVLSLAQMILQRKGDN; encoded by the coding sequence ATGAGTAAAGCTAGGAAAAGAAAGTCATTATTGACAGCAATGTTTTTCATACTTCCTTTTTTTACTTTATATACAGTATTTACTATCTGGCCGGTGATTCAGGGGTTTTATGTGAGTTTACATAAATGGGGTCTGATGGGGAAAATCAAGTATATAGGTTTCGATAATTATTCAAAATTTGTGGGAGACAAGTTCTTCTGGGCAGCATTGAAACACACAGCATTTTTTGCGCTCATCACAACACCGATGTTAGTCATTACATCTATGGTATTGGCACTCTTGGCAAACCGGGCGACTAAGATGAAGAAGGGTCTTCGAATTATATTCTATCTTCCAAGTGTACTATCTGTATCAGTTGCATCTTTCATTGCAAAGTATACATTTACTCCGTACACTGGGCTTGCGAATGGGATTCTTCATTCCTTGAGAATCTTACCACAATCAAAAGAATATCAGTGGTTTCAGAATCCGCATCTGGTATGGATTACAATTTCCATCATGACGGTGTGGTGGACGATTGGCTTTTCAATGATGCTTTATATTTCAGCACTACAGGATATATCTGCGAATGTCTATGAGGCATCAGCAATCGATGGAGCTACAAAAACACAGCAGCTATTTAAAATTGTACTTCCTTTGTTGAAACCGACAACATGGCTGATTCTGCTCCTTCAGGTTATAGCCTGTTTTAAGGTCTTTGGACAGATTTATATGATTACCGGAGGCGGACCGGCGTCAAGTACAAGACCTTTAATTCAGTATATCTATGAACATGCATTTCAGAAAAATAATATGGGATATGCTGCGTCTATGTCTTATGTTCTGTTTGGTATTCTTTTAGTGCTTTCATTGGCACAGATGATATTGCAAAGAAAGGGGGACAATTGA
- the brnQ gene encoding branched-chain amino acid transport system II carrier protein, with the protein MENLKKNLKLGDYLVIGSMLFGLFFGAGNLIFPVHLGQVAGGNVTWANLGFLVTGIGLPFLGVVAIGISQSEGVFQLAEHVDRRYAYIFTILLYLVIGPLYAIPRLATTSFEIGLAPFVSEGKSVPALAIFSCVFFFAAWLLARKPTKLLDYVGKIINPLFLILLGILLIMTFVHPMGPTLGAKVQPDYNGNAFFKGFLEGYNTLDALASLAFGIIIVSTIRGRGVEKPGEIALDTIKSGIISIIAMGVIYSLLAYMGTMSLGILSVSENGGIALAQIANNYFGTYGNIILAFIVILACLKTTIGLISAFSETFTQLFPSQNYIVFATGVSLLSCLLANVGLTKIINFSIPVLMFIYPLAMTLILLSIIGMLFKNDSRVYKVTSYFTLFASIIDGLNASPDVIRQTGFAQALIHFGEKYLPFFKIGMGWVLPALIGFSIGLIWHRIKIDRRLAH; encoded by the coding sequence TTGGAAAATTTGAAAAAGAATTTAAAGCTCGGTGATTATCTGGTGATCGGATCTATGTTATTTGGTCTGTTTTTTGGAGCTGGTAATTTGATATTCCCGGTTCATCTGGGACAGGTGGCAGGGGGGAATGTCACATGGGCGAACCTGGGATTTTTGGTGACAGGTATTGGACTGCCCTTTCTCGGTGTCGTTGCGATCGGCATTTCTCAAAGTGAGGGTGTATTTCAGCTGGCTGAACATGTTGACCGTCGTTATGCGTATATATTTACGATTTTGCTCTATCTCGTAATAGGACCGCTCTATGCAATCCCCAGACTGGCGACAACTTCGTTTGAGATTGGCCTTGCACCTTTTGTATCGGAAGGAAAGTCGGTGCCTGCACTTGCCATATTCAGTTGTGTCTTTTTTTTCGCAGCATGGCTGCTTGCAAGAAAGCCAACAAAACTGTTGGATTACGTTGGAAAGATCATCAATCCACTATTTTTGATATTGCTTGGGATATTATTAATTATGACTTTTGTTCATCCGATGGGACCGACTTTGGGGGCAAAGGTTCAGCCTGATTACAACGGGAATGCCTTTTTTAAGGGTTTCTTGGAGGGATACAATACACTGGACGCTCTGGCATCCCTGGCATTTGGTATTATCATCGTTTCGACCATCCGCGGCCGAGGTGTGGAAAAACCGGGTGAGATCGCGCTTGATACAATTAAATCAGGTATCATTAGTATTATTGCGATGGGAGTCATCTACAGTCTGCTGGCATATATGGGTACGATGAGCCTTGGAATATTGTCTGTCAGTGAAAATGGCGGAATTGCCCTTGCTCAGATTGCAAATAATTATTTTGGCACATATGGAAACATCATTCTGGCTTTTATTGTTATCTTGGCCTGCCTGAAGACTACAATTGGATTAATCTCAGCGTTCTCAGAGACGTTTACGCAGCTTTTTCCCTCGCAAAATTATATTGTTTTTGCGACGGGGGTAAGTCTTTTATCCTGCTTGCTTGCGAATGTTGGACTGACAAAGATTATCAATTTCTCGATTCCGGTTTTGATGTTTATCTATCCCCTTGCGATGACATTAATTTTACTATCCATTATCGGAATGTTATTTAAAAATGATTCACGCGTATATAAAGTGACAAGTTACTTTACGTTGTTTGCTTCGATTATAGACGGTCTTAATGCGAGTCCGGATGTCATTCGTCAGACTGGATTTGCACAGGCACTGATACATTTCGGAGAAAAATATCTGCCCTTTTTCAAGATTGGAATGGGATGGGTTCTTCCGGCACTCATTGGGTTTTCCATCGGACTGATTTGGCACAGGATAAAAATAGATAGGCGGTTGGCTCATTAG
- a CDS encoding heavy metal translocating P-type ATPase, which yields MQKEYYDITGMSCAACANRIEKSVAKLPGMDEVSVNLLKNSMMVSYDKSVTGSEAIVQAVESAGYGAAPRVKIDTAAKQSTSKPAANEAQKQYSNMKKRLIWSLIFTIPLFYISMGHMFGWPLPSGLLGMENAMTFAFTQFLLLIPIVFINFSYYKNGFKTLFHGAPNMDSLIALGSGAALVYGVYAIFKIGYGLGHMDMKMVDSFMMDLYFESAGMILTLITLGKTMEARAKGKTSDAITKLMDLAPKTAVVERDGRDMEIPVEQVQLGDILIVKAGVSVPVDGVVVEGNSAIDESALTGESIPVEKNEGDTVIGATINKSGYLKIKATKVGDDTALAQIIQLVDEATSSKAPIAKMADKVSGVFVPIVITIAVISVIAWLIAGYSFEFALSVGISVLVISCPCALGLATPTAIMVGTGRGATHGILIKSAEALEMAHKVNTVVLDKTGTITQGKPVVTDLVTSENVSESELLQMAVSLEKLSEHPLADAIVEDAAKKNISLLSVTDFDQIAGQGITGRIDNKICYAGNRRMMEENHIQDQGLFEKADQMAEDGKTPLFFSKDGKLLGVIAVADVVKPTSRQAIEELKSMGTEVVMLTGDNKKTAEAIRRQVGVDCVVSEVFPQDKEKEIRRLQDEGKKVAMVGDGVNDAPALARSDVGIAIGAGTDVAIESADIVLMKSDLLDVSTAVQLSKAVIRNIKQNLFWAFIYNIIGIPIAAGVFYTAFGLKMNPMLGALAMSFSSVFVVSNALRLRWFKSKHTAAAGGQTSTQQSSFQKLNTPKSSDQQNTNQECDVQHNRKKENEQSTNQTSKGDSEMKKVINIEGMSCNNCVKHVTKALSGVDGVKNVSVSLEDKKADVEVSADVSDEALKSAVEEEGYEVVSIR from the coding sequence ATGCAAAAAGAATATTATGACATCACGGGTATGTCTTGTGCGGCCTGCGCTAACAGGATTGAGAAAAGTGTAGCTAAGCTGCCAGGAATGGATGAAGTTTCCGTCAACCTGTTAAAAAACAGTATGATGGTTTCATATGATAAATCTGTAACTGGATCTGAGGCAATTGTTCAGGCTGTTGAAAGTGCAGGATACGGGGCAGCACCTCGAGTAAAAATCGATACGGCTGCAAAACAAAGTACCTCAAAGCCGGCAGCAAATGAAGCACAGAAACAATATAGTAATATGAAGAAAAGACTAATATGGTCTTTGATTTTCACAATTCCGCTGTTCTATATTTCGATGGGACACATGTTCGGATGGCCGCTTCCGTCAGGGCTTTTGGGAATGGAGAATGCGATGACATTTGCATTTACCCAGTTTTTGCTTTTAATTCCGATTGTATTCATCAATTTCAGTTATTATAAGAATGGTTTTAAGACATTGTTCCATGGGGCACCAAATATGGATTCGCTGATTGCTCTTGGATCTGGAGCTGCTTTAGTCTATGGAGTATATGCGATCTTTAAGATTGGATATGGACTTGGTCATATGGATATGAAGATGGTTGACAGCTTCATGATGGATCTTTACTTTGAATCAGCAGGAATGATTCTGACATTGATTACATTAGGGAAAACGATGGAGGCCAGAGCAAAGGGAAAAACATCAGATGCAATCACAAAACTCATGGACCTGGCTCCAAAGACTGCAGTTGTTGAGCGAGACGGCAGAGATATGGAGATACCGGTAGAGCAGGTTCAGTTGGGAGATATCCTGATTGTAAAGGCAGGAGTCTCCGTTCCGGTTGACGGTGTGGTTGTGGAAGGAAATTCTGCTATAGATGAATCGGCATTGACTGGAGAGAGTATTCCGGTAGAAAAAAATGAAGGTGATACAGTAATCGGAGCTACAATCAATAAATCCGGATACCTGAAGATCAAAGCAACAAAGGTCGGAGATGATACGGCACTGGCACAGATCATACAACTTGTGGATGAAGCGACAAGCTCAAAAGCACCAATTGCTAAAATGGCTGATAAAGTCAGTGGAGTGTTCGTACCAATTGTAATCACAATTGCAGTCATCTCAGTGATTGCATGGCTGATTGCCGGATACAGTTTTGAATTTGCATTATCAGTCGGTATCTCAGTTCTTGTGATTTCCTGCCCCTGTGCACTGGGTCTTGCGACACCAACAGCAATCATGGTCGGAACAGGAAGAGGAGCAACACATGGAATCCTGATCAAATCAGCTGAGGCGCTGGAGATGGCACATAAAGTTAATACCGTGGTACTAGATAAAACAGGAACAATCACACAGGGAAAACCGGTTGTGACAGATTTGGTCACAAGTGAGAACGTATCCGAATCGGAACTTTTACAGATGGCTGTATCACTGGAAAAACTCTCGGAACATCCATTGGCAGATGCGATTGTAGAGGATGCTGCAAAGAAGAATATATCTTTGCTTTCTGTAACTGATTTCGATCAGATCGCCGGACAAGGGATCACTGGCAGAATAGACAACAAGATCTGTTATGCCGGAAACAGACGGATGATGGAAGAAAACCATATTCAGGATCAGGGGCTGTTTGAAAAGGCTGACCAGATGGCTGAGGACGGAAAAACACCTTTATTCTTTTCAAAAGATGGAAAACTATTAGGTGTGATCGCAGTGGCCGATGTAGTCAAACCTACCAGCAGACAGGCAATTGAAGAACTCAAATCTATGGGGACAGAAGTTGTTATGCTGACAGGAGACAATAAGAAAACTGCTGAGGCTATCCGACGTCAGGTGGGCGTTGATTGTGTGGTATCGGAAGTATTTCCACAGGATAAAGAGAAAGAGATCCGCCGTCTGCAAGATGAAGGCAAAAAGGTTGCGATGGTTGGCGACGGTGTCAATGATGCACCGGCACTTGCAAGATCTGATGTTGGAATCGCCATCGGTGCGGGCACAGATGTGGCAATTGAATCCGCAGATATTGTCTTGATGAAGAGTGATCTGTTGGATGTTTCTACGGCGGTACAGCTGAGTAAAGCTGTTATCCGAAACATCAAACAGAACCTGTTCTGGGCATTTATCTATAATATCATTGGCATTCCGATTGCTGCAGGAGTATTCTACACAGCATTTGGTCTTAAGATGAATCCGATGCTTGGAGCACTGGCTATGAGTTTCAGCTCAGTATTCGTTGTCTCGAATGCATTGCGGCTTCGCTGGTTCAAGTCAAAACACACAGCGGCTGCAGGTGGACAGACAAGTACGCAGCAGAGTTCCTTTCAGAAGCTTAATACGCCAAAGAGCAGTGACCAGCAAAATACAAACCAGGAATGCGATGTACAACATAACAGGAAAAAAGAAAACGAACAATCAACTAATCAAACAAGTAAAGGAGATTCAGAGATGAAAAAAGTAATTAATATCGAAGGAATGTCATGTAATAACTGTGTAAAACACGTGACAAAGGCATTATCAGGAGTAGACGGGGTGAAAAATGTTTCAGTAAGCCTGGAAGATAAGAAGGCAGATGTTGAGGTATCCGCGGATGTCTCAGACGAAGCACTTAAGAGCGCTGTTGAAGAAGAAGGATATGAAGTTGTAAGTATCCGGTAA
- a CDS encoding carbohydrate ABC transporter permease produces MNDRKRSLTLEQKKNLIGWGFLLPAALLICWMSFYPMIQAFILSLKSGIGVNLKFNGIRNYARILRDPTFKQTLFNTFFYLVIQVPVMLILALALASMLNNKDLKFKGVFRTAIFLPCATSLVSYSMIFRAMFANDGLINTILKKIGAAPVGWFSNAWTARIIIVIALIWRWTGYNMVFYLSGLQNIEYSIYEAARIDGANPIQSFFKITVPLLKPTILLTAIMSTNGTLQLFDESINLTKGGPGKSTMTLSHYIYNTSFVQTPKFGYAAAMSIIILIMVAILAVIQMKVGDKR; encoded by the coding sequence ATGAACGACAGAAAACGCAGTCTCACACTAGAACAAAAGAAAAACCTGATCGGATGGGGATTCCTTCTCCCGGCGGCGCTTCTGATCTGCTGGATGAGCTTTTATCCCATGATACAGGCATTCATTCTTTCACTGAAATCTGGCATCGGAGTTAACTTAAAGTTCAATGGGATCCGAAATTATGCCAGAATTCTGAGAGATCCAACTTTTAAGCAAACCCTTTTTAACACCTTTTTTTATTTAGTTATACAGGTCCCGGTCATGCTGATTCTGGCTCTGGCTCTTGCTTCTATGCTTAACAACAAAGATTTAAAGTTTAAGGGCGTCTTCCGTACAGCAATTTTTCTCCCCTGTGCAACATCCCTCGTATCATACTCTATGATCTTTCGTGCCATGTTTGCAAACGATGGTCTGATCAACACTATCTTAAAGAAGATTGGTGCAGCTCCTGTCGGATGGTTTTCCAATGCATGGACAGCTCGAATCATCATTGTTATTGCACTGATCTGGCGATGGACGGGTTACAATATGGTGTTTTATCTATCTGGTCTGCAAAATATTGAATATTCTATATATGAAGCAGCCCGAATCGACGGAGCCAACCCTATACAATCATTTTTTAAGATTACGGTACCGCTCTTAAAACCTACTATATTACTAACTGCCATCATGTCAACCAATGGAACATTGCAGCTATTCGATGAGTCCATAAATCTGACAAAGGGCGGCCCCGGAAAATCCACCATGACTTTATCGCATTATATTTATAACACATCATTTGTCCAGACACCAAAGTTTGGTTACGCTGCTGCAATGTCGATCATTATACTGATTATGGTAGCTATTCTGGCAGTCATTCAAATGAAAGTAGGTGACAAGAGATGA
- a CDS encoding carbohydrate ABC transporter permease, with translation MSKGKKIAQYTILTIVSLFSVFPLYYMLCGATNKSTDVVTGRLIPGTYLLKNFQNLIANQNLGRALWNSFRNAVILTALALLVCSIAGYGFEIFHDKGKDVVMTILLMAMMIPFAAIMIPLFRMFAQMKLVNTMAAFMLPTISTPFLIMLFRQSARSFPHDIIEAARMDGLSEIGIFFRMFIPTMRSTYAAAMTITFMNAWNNYLWPKVVLQNDSSITMPMLVSNLQGGYKTDYGVLMLGVFICTIPTAIVFFCLQKSFTEGITGSVK, from the coding sequence ATGAGTAAAGGCAAAAAAATCGCTCAATATACTATTCTTACGATTGTGTCCCTGTTTTCTGTTTTTCCGCTCTATTATATGCTCTGCGGCGCAACCAACAAAAGCACAGATGTAGTCACGGGACGGCTGATCCCAGGAACTTATCTGCTGAAAAACTTTCAAAACCTAATTGCCAATCAAAACCTCGGAAGAGCTCTGTGGAATTCTTTTCGAAACGCTGTAATTCTCACCGCTTTGGCTTTGCTGGTTTGTTCCATAGCCGGATATGGTTTTGAAATTTTCCATGACAAAGGAAAGGATGTCGTGATGACAATACTTCTGATGGCTATGATGATTCCTTTTGCAGCAATTATGATCCCACTGTTTCGCATGTTTGCACAGATGAAACTTGTCAATACAATGGCTGCATTCATGCTGCCAACAATATCAACACCATTCTTAATCATGTTGTTTAGACAGAGTGCAAGATCTTTTCCACACGATATCATAGAGGCAGCCCGCATGGACGGCCTCAGTGAAATCGGAATCTTCTTCCGCATGTTTATCCCGACCATGCGATCAACCTACGCCGCTGCAATGACAATTACTTTTATGAACGCATGGAATAACTATCTGTGGCCAAAAGTCGTCCTGCAAAATGATTCCTCTATCACAATGCCGATGCTGGTCTCCAACCTGCAGGGAGGATATAAAACAGACTATGGAGTGCTGATGCTCGGGGTATTTATCTGTACTATTCCTACAGCAATTGTATTCTTCTGTCTCCAGAAGAGTTTCACTGAAGGAATTACCGGGTCGGTGAAATAA
- a CDS encoding carbohydrate ABC transporter permease, whose product MRKKTIGYWILNVISVLLSVVFLAPIVWALFVSFQHEGKQIQSVTDWFLPPYTVKNYPEIILNSNVPTWLLNSVFIAVIVTFLTVVISALAAYAIAKIPFRGSHGLFVYFLLGLMVPGEATIVPLFITVNNMNLIDTYMGMILPSIAGSMNLIIMVTFFKGIPNELLDAAKIDGAGELATFIKIVIPLSKTIISTVSIFSFVGSWNNYLWPLLCAMSSELFTLPIGIPTFAGTYTVDYVKPMTASMVASIPVIIIYIIFEKQIVAGITSGAIKG is encoded by the coding sequence ATGAGAAAAAAGACTATTGGTTACTGGATCTTAAATGTTATTTCTGTTCTTTTATCTGTCGTCTTTCTGGCACCGATTGTCTGGGCTTTGTTTGTTTCATTTCAGCATGAAGGAAAACAGATTCAATCTGTCACAGACTGGTTTTTGCCACCTTATACAGTAAAGAATTATCCGGAAATTATACTGAATTCTAATGTTCCTACCTGGCTTTTGAACAGTGTATTCATCGCCGTTATTGTAACTTTTTTGACAGTAGTAATTTCGGCATTGGCTGCCTATGCAATTGCGAAGATTCCATTTAGAGGGAGTCACGGGCTTTTCGTCTATTTTCTGTTAGGACTTATGGTGCCTGGTGAGGCTACTATTGTTCCTTTATTTATCACAGTAAATAACATGAATCTGATCGACACTTATATGGGGATGATATTACCCTCGATTGCAGGTTCCATGAACTTGATTATAATGGTGACTTTTTTTAAAGGGATTCCAAATGAATTATTGGATGCGGCCAAAATTGACGGAGCGGGAGAACTTGCTACGTTCATTAAAATTGTCATTCCGCTTTCCAAAACAATTATTTCTACAGTCAGTATTTTTTCGTTTGTAGGAAGTTGGAATAACTATCTGTGGCCGTTGCTGTGTGCGATGAGCAGTGAACTTTTTACGTTGCCGATTGGCATTCCCACTTTTGCAGGCACCTATACGGTTGATTATGTAAAACCAATGACGGCAAGTATGGTTGCTTCTATACCTGTAATAATAATTTATATCATTTTTGAAAAACAGATTGTTGCGGGAATCACCAGTGGTGCCATTAAAGGATAA
- a CDS encoding TetR/AcrR family transcriptional regulator — translation MKKQPELREKTRKKIMDAFWEVYKNIRIEKITVSSITKNAHLNRGTFYEYFNDVYDLLDQIENDLLNEIAAWLASKVHKKEKIKFEEFAHELSPFFFENNDKIFILLSERGDPSFQQKLRQKIKGSFADILDLRKDSDELEYLLTFIISSMSGIISYWHETGQKTDSDEILILMQALIANGIHGYSQWNFGDSREKSSEH, via the coding sequence ATGAAAAAGCAACCGGAATTACGGGAAAAAACACGAAAAAAAATCATGGATGCCTTTTGGGAAGTTTATAAAAATATAAGAATTGAAAAGATCACAGTCTCTTCCATCACAAAGAACGCTCATCTAAATCGAGGAACATTTTATGAGTATTTCAATGACGTATACGATTTGCTTGATCAAATAGAGAATGATCTTCTAAATGAAATTGCAGCTTGGTTGGCTTCAAAAGTCCACAAAAAAGAGAAAATTAAATTTGAAGAATTTGCTCATGAATTATCACCCTTCTTTTTTGAAAATAACGATAAGATATTTATATTATTGAGTGAGAGAGGTGATCCATCGTTTCAGCAGAAACTAAGGCAAAAAATAAAGGGCTCCTTCGCCGATATATTAGATCTCCGAAAAGATTCAGATGAACTAGAGTATCTTCTCACATTCATCATTTCCAGTATGAGCGGAATCATCAGCTATTGGCATGAAACCGGTCAAAAAACAGATTCAGATGAAATCCTTATTTTGATGCAGGCTCTGATTGCAAACGGTATCCACGGATATTCACAGTGGAATTTTGGAGACAGTCGAGAAAAAAGCAGCGAACACTGA
- a CDS encoding ABC transporter substrate-binding protein, with protein MKRKVLAMVLTAAMAVGMMTGCGESSGESKDTGDKSDISKSASLESSKSKSDENEDEDVNEDGTVNNPEAVKVDKNKLVFWSLFSGGDGGFMDKIISDYNGTKPTKEVQSIMLVWGDYYTKLQTAVAAKKGPDIGVSHASKLPELVDQGVVEPIDSYLKDLNVDLSSMYSQNSLDSVTFDGEIYAIPLDTHAEILYFNKDILEKAGISLNADGQLDINSEQEFKDILEKCKAVMGDGESTIALTNNGDDPYRIWWASYFQMGGKPLVNEDGSKVTLDKDIAVKAAEFVKSLYEDGYVAEGIDDHQKFFQSGKAAFLFGGTWATGALEQTENLNFAAQPWPMLFESDDCWADSHTLILPVNQNRSKEDTKAAVEFMVGASKDGGLTWAGSGQIPANKNVLDSQEYKDMPYRSSYMSELDKAVLPSKTPHFYSMKSGMIDSLNTLWSGQTDAKSAIDALYDQLNSSLE; from the coding sequence ATGAAAAGAAAAGTATTGGCTATGGTTTTGACAGCTGCTATGGCAGTTGGCATGATGACTGGTTGTGGGGAATCTTCTGGAGAAAGTAAAGATACTGGTGATAAATCAGATATATCGAAATCAGCATCTTTAGAATCGTCAAAAAGCAAATCTGATGAAAACGAAGACGAAGACGTAAATGAAGATGGTACGGTTAATAACCCGGAGGCTGTTAAAGTGGATAAAAACAAGCTTGTTTTTTGGTCCCTTTTCAGCGGAGGCGACGGTGGGTTTATGGACAAGATTATTTCCGACTATAATGGGACAAAGCCGACAAAAGAAGTGCAGTCTATTATGTTGGTATGGGGAGATTACTATACAAAACTTCAGACAGCAGTAGCAGCAAAGAAAGGACCAGATATTGGAGTTTCACATGCGTCGAAACTTCCGGAGTTAGTAGATCAAGGTGTTGTGGAACCAATTGACTCTTATCTGAAGGATTTGAATGTTGATTTAAGCTCCATGTATTCCCAGAATTCTCTGGACTCGGTTACTTTTGACGGAGAAATTTATGCAATACCTTTGGATACGCATGCCGAGATCCTTTATTTTAATAAGGATATTCTTGAAAAAGCCGGAATTAGTTTAAATGCTGACGGACAGCTAGATATTAACAGCGAACAGGAATTCAAAGATATATTAGAAAAATGCAAAGCAGTTATGGGAGATGGAGAGTCAACGATTGCCCTGACCAATAATGGCGATGACCCTTACCGTATCTGGTGGGCTTCGTATTTCCAGATGGGCGGGAAGCCTTTAGTTAACGAGGATGGAAGCAAGGTTACTTTGGATAAGGATATTGCTGTAAAAGCGGCAGAATTTGTAAAATCTCTTTATGAGGATGGATATGTCGCGGAGGGAATTGATGATCATCAAAAGTTCTTTCAGAGTGGGAAAGCAGCATTTCTCTTTGGAGGAACCTGGGCGACGGGAGCTCTTGAACAAACAGAGAATCTGAATTTTGCTGCCCAGCCGTGGCCAATGCTTTTTGAGAGTGATGACTGTTGGGCTGATTCACATACCTTGATTCTTCCAGTTAATCAAAATAGATCGAAAGAAGATACAAAGGCGGCAGTTGAATTTATGGTGGGTGCGTCCAAAGACGGTGGCCTTACCTGGGCAGGGTCCGGGCAGATTCCCGCTAACAAGAATGTTCTAGACAGTCAGGAATATAAGGATATGCCTTACAGAAGCAGCTATATGTCAGAACTTGACAAAGCAGTTTTGCCATCCAAAACCCCTCATTTCTATAGTATGAAATCCGGGATGATAGATAGCTTAAATACATTATGGTCCGGGCAGACAGATGCAAAATCAGCGATTGATGCTCTTTATGATCAGCTGAACTCAAGCTTGGAATAA
- a CDS encoding ABC transporter substrate-binding protein, which yields MKNKIIAAALITVLSLSLIACGGNSSGSGGATEGAAEDKNTLNVWCWDPNFNIYAMKKAAEIYERDHKGFKVNVSEIQSEDIETKLTTFVSSNELELLPDVFLMQDNSFQKYASNYPDIFTDLTDSGIDFSQFAKAKTAYSTIDDKHLGIPFDNATVINAMRTDLLEQAGYTLDDFTDITWSDYLEKAKIVKEKTGLPMLTLQAGSPDIIMMMLQSCGQSLFKKDGSVNIKGNKALKQSMEIYAQMVRDGTLREVTDNDQYIGSLNNGSVVSTINGCWIMASVIDQEDQAGKWKLTTMPRLDDVENATNHSNNGGSSWAVTSNCKNKKLAFDFFSETFAGSTELYDDIIQKGAVATWAPAGESDAYAEESDFFSGQKVNSMLVDYGTQTPSNYPGPFYYDARDAVGVALSNVTQQGADLDTEIDTAQETAEFNMEG from the coding sequence ATGAAAAATAAAATTATTGCAGCAGCTCTGATTACCGTGTTGTCTCTTTCTTTAATTGCATGCGGCGGAAACAGCTCTGGTTCCGGAGGTGCCACAGAGGGTGCAGCAGAAGACAAAAACACATTAAACGTATGGTGCTGGGACCCGAACTTTAATATCTACGCAATGAAAAAGGCCGCTGAAATTTATGAGCGAGATCACAAAGGGTTCAAAGTTAATGTCTCTGAAATCCAATCAGAAGACATCGAGACAAAGCTTACGACTTTTGTTTCATCGAATGAACTGGAACTACTTCCTGATGTCTTCTTAATGCAGGATAATTCGTTTCAAAAGTACGCTTCTAACTATCCTGATATCTTTACCGACCTGACAGATTCAGGCATTGATTTTTCCCAGTTTGCCAAGGCAAAAACAGCCTATTCCACTATAGATGATAAACACCTGGGGATTCCCTTTGACAATGCAACCGTAATAAATGCCATGAGAACTGATCTTTTGGAACAGGCAGGATATACTCTCGATGATTTCACAGATATCACATGGTCGGATTATCTGGAAAAAGCAAAAATAGTAAAGGAAAAGACCGGGCTTCCCATGTTAACACTTCAAGCCGGATCACCGGATATTATCATGATGATGCTTCAGTCTTGCGGACAGTCATTATTTAAAAAAGATGGCAGTGTAAATATAAAGGGAAACAAAGCACTAAAACAAAGTATGGAAATCTACGCACAGATGGTAAGAGACGGAACACTTCGGGAAGTAACAGACAATGACCAATACATAGGTTCCCTGAATAACGGATCCGTTGTATCTACAATTAATGGTTGTTGGATCATGGCATCTGTTATTGATCAGGAAGATCAGGCTGGAAAATGGAAGCTCACCACGATGCCCAGATTAGATGATGTGGAGAATGCGACAAACCACTCTAACAACGGAGGCTCTTCCTGGGCAGTCACATCAAACTGTAAGAACAAAAAACTGGCGTTTGATTTTTTTAGTGAAACGTTTGCCGGCAGCACGGAACTTTACGATGACATTATCCAAAAAGGTGCCGTGGCAACTTGGGCACCGGCCGGAGAATCAGATGCATACGCAGAAGAATCTGATTTTTTCAGTGGACAAAAAGTCAACTCTATGCTTGTAGATTATGGCACGCAGACACCGTCTAATTATCCAGGTCCTTTCTACTATGATGCAAGAGATGCAGTTGGTGTTGCTTTATCTAATGTCACACAGCAGGGGGCAGATCTTGATACTGAGATAGACACCGCCCAAGAAACAGCTGAATTCAACATGGAAGGATAG